The proteins below come from a single Microbacterium sp. SLBN-154 genomic window:
- a CDS encoding DEAD/DEAH box helicase: MSSFTSLGVPENLAAVLLADGKTEPFAIQRDTLPDSLAGRDVLGRGRTGSGKTIAFALPLVARLAGGRREPRRPRGLVLAPTRELATQIAATIAPLAATANLTVTTVFGGVSQKPQEQALNRGVDIVVACPGRLEDLMKQGVIRLDAVQIAVLDEADHMADLGFLPGVTRILAATPQGGQRLLFSATLDRGVDALVRRFLQNEVRHEVDEESVPAGVMTHRVFVVPSDGKAALVRHLASGRGRRILFTRTKHQAKKLAKQLTAAGIPAVDLHGNLGQNARERNLAAFGAPADQGGVRVLVATDVAARGVHVDEVELVVHVDPPVEHKAYLHRSGRTARAGAEGVVVTVATPDQRREVGDLLRKAQVTAPLEQVAADDATVAALVGTVAEHVTPAPVAAATGRSGGNSGGGGRGRSGAGAARTSDGAGGGRGRSHGRRPAGERSAQSGERTAASTGGARAGQAGARSGQAGGSAARTQTGPRFTTGSTVADIQRGTRRPRRARG, encoded by the coding sequence CCGGGGCCGCACCGGCAGCGGCAAGACCATCGCGTTCGCGCTGCCACTGGTCGCCCGTCTCGCCGGCGGCCGCCGCGAGCCCCGTCGTCCGCGCGGCCTCGTGCTCGCGCCGACCCGCGAGCTCGCGACGCAGATCGCCGCGACGATCGCCCCGCTCGCCGCCACCGCGAACCTCACCGTCACGACCGTCTTCGGCGGTGTCAGCCAGAAGCCCCAGGAGCAGGCACTGAACCGCGGCGTCGACATCGTCGTGGCCTGCCCCGGTCGCCTGGAAGACCTCATGAAGCAGGGCGTCATCCGGCTGGATGCCGTGCAGATCGCCGTGCTCGACGAGGCCGACCACATGGCCGACCTCGGGTTCCTCCCCGGAGTGACCCGCATCCTCGCCGCCACCCCGCAGGGCGGGCAGCGTCTGCTCTTCAGCGCCACGCTCGACCGCGGCGTCGACGCGCTCGTCCGCCGTTTCCTGCAGAACGAGGTGCGTCACGAGGTCGACGAGGAGAGCGTCCCCGCCGGCGTCATGACCCACCGCGTCTTCGTCGTGCCCTCCGACGGCAAGGCCGCACTCGTGCGCCACCTCGCGTCGGGTCGCGGGCGTCGCATCCTCTTCACCCGTACCAAGCACCAGGCCAAGAAGCTCGCCAAGCAGCTCACCGCCGCCGGCATCCCCGCGGTCGACCTGCATGGGAACCTCGGCCAGAACGCCCGCGAGCGCAACCTCGCCGCCTTCGGCGCCCCCGCCGACCAGGGCGGCGTGCGCGTGCTCGTCGCGACCGACGTCGCCGCGCGCGGTGTGCACGTCGACGAGGTCGAGCTCGTGGTTCACGTCGACCCCCCGGTCGAGCACAAGGCGTACCTGCATCGTTCAGGCCGAACCGCCCGCGCGGGCGCCGAGGGCGTCGTCGTCACCGTCGCGACACCCGACCAGCGTCGCGAGGTCGGCGATCTGCTGCGCAAGGCCCAGGTGACCGCACCCCTCGAGCAGGTCGCGGCGGATGACGCCACGGTCGCCGCGCTTGTGGGCACCGTTGCCGAGCACGTCACCCCGGCCCCGGTCGCGGCGGCCACCGGCCGCAGCGGCGGCAACAGCGGCGGCGGCGGCCGCGGCCGCTCGGGCGCCGGCGCGGCACGGACATCTGACGGCGCAGGTGGCGGTCGTGGTCGCTCTCACGGACGCCGTCCGGCCGGCGAACGCTCGGCGCAGTCCGGCGAGCGCACCGCGGCGTCGACCGGCGGCGCGCGCGCAGGTCAGGCGGGCGCCCGATCGGGTCAGGCCGGCGGCAGCGCCGCCCGCACCCAGACGGGTCCCCGTTTCACCACCGGCAGCACCGTCGCCGACATCCAGCGCGGCACCCGCCGCCCGCGGCGCGCGCGCGGCTGA